TGGGTAGGAGATCCTGAAGCGGGTCTGACGCAGCTCATCCAGAGCTTAGGCCCTCAGCTTGCGAGTTATTTAAATCCCAGTCCTTGGCCGACGATTAGCGATCGCGCTCAACAAGCCAGAGTCCCTGTGGTCATGTATCACGATATTCTGCCAGAAAAGCAAGTCTTCTTTGATGTCACGCCAGAAGAGTTTGAGCAACATCTGCAACTGATTCAAGAACGGGGGTTAACTCCGATTAGCCTTGAGCAGTTGACCACACATCTACGAACTGGCTTGCCTTTGCCAGAAAAGCCAATCTTGTTAACCTTCGATGATGGCTACAGCGGTCACTATAAGTACGTTTACCCATTATTAAAGAAATATGGCTACCCTGCCGTGTTTTCTATCTATACCGCCAAAGTCAGCAAAAAATTGGGGCGCTCTAGCCTCACTTGGGAAGAGTTGCGACAAATGGCCGCCGATCCTCTGGTGACGATCGCGGCTCATAGTGTGACCCATCCTCCTGATCTAACTAAACTCACAGATGATCATTTGCAGACAGAAGTAGCCGAGTCGAAACGAATCCTAGAAGCTGAATTGGGCATACCGATTCGCTACTTTACCTATCCAGAGGGCAAATATGATGAGCGTGTTGCTAAGGTGGTTCAAGAGGCGGGCTACTTAGCAGCGTTCACAATGGATGATGTCGATGAGCGCTTTGCAGGTGAGTCTGAAAGCTTGTTGGCGATCGCTCGCTTTGGCCAGTCTCGGTTACCAGATGTGGTGGATCAAGCTTGGGGTGGAGCACCTCTGCCCAGTTGGAATTTAGGGTTTGATTTTTCTGCACCAGTGCAACTTACCGAGACAACAATTGACGAGACACCTTTTCGGTTAATTTCCGGGGGTAAACCGATCACGATTCATGCCAAGAGCCGTTACCAAGTCCAAGAAATTCTAGAAGGAACTCAGGCGATCGCAGCGGTGGATGGTGGTTTCTTCTCGCTCAAGTACTTGGACTCCAACGTGATGATTGGCCCCGTCATGAGTCAAAGCAACGGGCGATTTGTGCCAGGAAATAAAAGCGAAAATCGGAAGCTGGCGGGACGGCCTTTAGTCGTTATGAGCCCTCACGCTGCTAAGTTTATTCCTTTTAATGGGGAAAAACACAATAGTTTAGAGGGCGTGCAAGCCGAATTGCCAGGTGCGACAGATGCTTTCGTGGCGGCGGCTTGGTTAGTCAAAGAAAGCCAACCACAACCTGCGAGTACCTTCGGTAGCTTGTTCGACTTTGATGCCGTGCGCCACCGGGCTTTCTGGGGCATCAATCAAACAGGCCAACCCATCATCGGCGTCTCGGTAGAGCCAATCGATTCTGTTTCCTTAGGAATTGCTCTAGAGAAGGCAGGTTTTCGTGATGCCGTGATGCTGGACTCTGGTGCTAGTACTTCACTAGCTTACAAAGGTGAATCACTGGTGGGGTATATTCCTCGCCCTGTGCCTCATGTGGTCGCACTTGTGCCCTCAGACGCAGAAGCTAAAGCAGCTTGTACCTTGGCTTCTCGATAATCTGGTATCGCGATCGCCTTGAACCTTTCCATAAAAAAAGCTGGATAGCATCAAAAACTACCCAGCTTTTTTAGTTAAGAGTCGAACCTGTTAATTAAAACCTGTTAATTAAACAGTGACAGCTTTCTTGGTAGCGCCACCCAGTTCGCCTTTGGCATATTTAGCAGCAAAATCATCCAGAGAAACAGGCTTGATCTTGCTAGCTTGACCCGCAGCACTAAAGGCTTGGTAGCGCTCAGCACAAACGTTTTGCATGTACTTGATAGAAGGCTTGAGGAAGTGACGAGGATCGAACTCCTCAGGCTTAGAAGCTAGCGCTTCACGTACCGCAGCAGTGATCGCCAAACGGTTGTCGGTGTCGATGTTAACTTTACGCACACCGCTCTTGATACCCTTTTGAATTTCTTCGAGGGGTACACCGTAGGTTTCAGGAATCTTACCGCCGTACTGGTTGATCAGTGCAATCAGATCTTCGGGTACAGAGGAAGAACCGTGCATTACCAAGTGGGTGTTGGGCAGACGACGGTGGATTTCTTCGATGCGGCTGATGGCGAGGATTTCACCAGTGGGCTTACGGGTGAACTTGTAAGCACCGTGGCTGGTACCGATCGCAACTGCAAGGGCATCAACGCCAGTTTGCTCTACGAAATCTACGGCTTCATCGGGATCAGTCAAAAGTTGGTCGTGGGAGAGGGTGCCCTCAAAACCGTGTCCATCTTCCTTGTCACCTTGGCCAGTTTCTAGAGAGCCGAGGCAACCCAATTCACCTTCGACGCTGACGCCGATCGCGTGAGCAACTTCTACCACTCGGCGAGTTACTTCAACGTTGTACTCGTAGCTGGAAGGAGTTTTAGCATCCGCTTCCAGAGAGCCGTCCATCATGACGCTGGTAAAACCATGACTCATGGCTGAGTAGCAAGTCGCAGGGCTATTGCCATGATCCTGGTGCATTGCGATAGGAATATCAGGATAGGTCTCTACCGCAGCCAAAATCAGGTGGCGTAGGAAAGCTTCTCCAGCATATTTACGAGCGCCACGAGAGGCTTGCAAAATCACAGGGCTATCGGTTTCATGGGCAGCCTGCATGATGGCTTGAATCTGCTCCATGTTGTTAACGTTGTAGGCGGGAATGCCGTAACCGTTTTCAGCCGCGTGATCCAACAACAGCCGCATGGGTACGAGCGCCATAGAGAGTCCTCCTAATTACTTCGTCGTTAGCTAGCTAGTTTTAGACGAGCTCAATTCTTACGTTAATCTTAAGATACTTTGTACTTATAAATAGAAGAAGTATCTCAAGATTCACCTTGAACCCTTCTTACTAGGTCTATAAGATTTGTTTATCTTTCTTTTTATGGGTCGCCCGGGATTCGAACCCGGAACAAATCGGTTAAAAGCCGAGTACTCTACCGTTGAGTTAGCGACCCGTTGAATTGCACTTGTCTCAGCGCCGTTTACAACAATAACACACCCTTTCTAGATTTAGAAAGATATTTGCGAGAAAAATCTACAAATAATCCGGAGATTTTTAGATTGCTTACCCAGCTTGAGATACAGCGCCTAGACTACAGCAATTTGGCTATGAGCTGAACGGTTGTATCTAAGCTTGCACCGGGTGCTAACTGGGTTAGGCGATCGCCCGTATTTAAGGCATTGCGTCCCGCAGTCCAAGGCTCTAGACAATAGAACTCTTTGCCTTTTACGGTCCAGAAGACAACAGTGGAGTAGGGTGACTCGTAGCTGAGCGTCAAATGCACCCCTTGGCTGCGATCGCTGGCTGTGGCTGAGCGGCGCGAGAGTTCCCGGAACGCCACATCAATTTCGTCGCGCTCAAAATCGAATTGATTGCTGAAGGATTCGACGGTCTGCGATCGCTGATCGAGCAAGTCCGTGGCAGGAATATCGAACTGGAGCTGAGTTTTATCTGAGGTTACAAAGTAGGGATGCAGTCCTACTGAGAAGGGCATTGGCTCATTAGAGCGATTCTCAAACCGCTGATGAATCTCTAGGGTATGCCCTTGCAGTTTGTAGGTGAAGGCGACTTGAAACTGAAAGGGATATGCCGCCAGAGTTTGCTCATTGCTCTCTAACACCAGAGTAAGGCTGGCTACGTCTTGCGTTTCCTGCTCCGCCACTTGCCAAGGTAAATCACGAGCAAAGCCATGTTGCTTGAGCGTGTAGGTTTGCCCGTTGTGGTTGTAGGTGTTGTTGGGCAGATTGCCGCAAATCGGAAACAGGATTGGGATGCCGCCCCGCACAGTTAATTCAGGATTGGTGAATCGTTCCGCATCCAGATACAGCAGCTCTTGGCCTTGCACTTGCCAACTGGTAACAATGCCACCTCGCTCAGGCACAACTTCTAAGTGAGAGTTGGTGGCTTGGTCGGAGAGTAGATAGGTTTTGTATTGCCGCTGTTCAGTTGCGATCGCAAACACAGTGATTAACTCCTTAAATTTTGAATCACACCTGGCTCAGCCCTTTAGAACTTCTACAGAACTTCTACGGCAATTCTGTCACTGGAGACGTTACAGGTGCATCTAGCAAGAGCTGGCTACTAGGCATTAGAACTGAAGCTGGAATTGTCGCGGATGGTGCGGGGGTTGTAGAAGCTTCATGCTCTAGAAGGGCAATGCGCTCCCGTAGAGACTGTTTCGGACGCGGCGGCTGTTCCGGTGGGGGCACAGTGGGTACAGGGTCAGGAGAGGAATTCCCTTGCTGTAAATTCGGATCTGTAGCGGGTGCAATCGGGACGGTCTCGGCAGGATTAGTGATGAAAGGCTCTAAGCGATCGCTTGGTGCGGTTGGTGGCATCTCCAAGGGCTGTGATTCCACCCCAGTCGAATCATCAGCAGGATTTTCTGGAGAGGTAGTAAACGGTTCCAGGTTGTTGCTAGGGGAAGTCGATGGCCAAGACGATGGCTCAGAGTTTGAAGGTGGATAGGCATCCTCTGTAGGTGCGTCCGCTGGAGCAGTAAAAGGTTCTAAAGTTTCACTAGAACCAGGTCTAGAGGCAGGTGCTTCATTGAGCGGTCTGGAAGGATCGTCATTGAAGGGCGACTCGAATGGTTCAGAGGTGTCTTGAGGTGCAGTAAAAGGTTCTCCCGCAGGTTGAGAATTGAGAGGGGCGCTAGGGTCTGGAGCACCGTCATTGGGAGTAAGCTCATCAGGCGGCTCTGCTGGATCTGGTGTTAGGGGTTGCCAATAGTCATCCGGTTCTTCGCGATGGGGGTAAGTGTAACCACTTTCAGGTTCTGTGGCTGGCTCTGTGATTGGTTCTGTTAGTGGCTCTGATGGCTCATCATTGAACGAGGGATTGGAGGGTGAACCATCCCCAGAATCATCCCTGGAGTCAAAAGAGGGTGCAGTGGTTGGTTGTGAGAAGGGATCAGTGGTCGGTTCCGAGAAAGGTGCAGTGGTCGGTTGTGAGAAGGAGTCAACCGGAGGCTGAGACGGTAGCGGTTGCCAGTTGTCCGTAGGCTTTGAGTTAGGGAAGCCAGGGGTAGGCTCTGGGTTGGAGAAGCTAGGAGAGTTGTTACTGGGTGAGTTATAGGGTGCAGTATCAGGCGCAGTATCAGGCGGAAAGGCAGGTTGCGAGTTCAGCGGTGTAGAAGTGTCCCTAGGGAACTCAGGAGGCAGATCATTCGGTGCTGCGTCTGGAGCAGTGATAAAAGAGTCAGGGGATGTTGGTTGGGGTGGGGTCAGAGGCGATGGAGCCACATTGGTGGCATCAGGACTAGGCAATGGCTCGCTGAAAACCTCTGATTCACCTGGAGCCACTACTTTAGAAGTTTGAGCATCGAGAATAACCGTGGATGGCATCGGTTGATCAAAGAGGCTCGATCGCTCACGAATTTGATTCAAGATTTGCTCACCGCGATTGCCCGACACAATCCGGGGTTGATATTGCGCCACCTCGACAGGCAAAAACTCCACCTTCATTTGCTTGTCGCGCAAGGCGACCTTCAGCACAGCGGTATCATAATCGCTGCGAGAATTGCCGCCAAAAATGAAGTTACCGAGCGAGTAGGCGATCGGGCGTCCTTTATAAATTTCTGCCCCTTGAAGTACATGGGGATGGTGGCCCACGACCAAATCGGCTCCTACGTCAATCGTGTGGTGGGCTAATTGAATCTGCAAATCTGCCGGATACTCAGCTAACTCTTCGCCCCAGTGGTAATTCACCACGATCCAGTCCACTTGCTTACGAATCGCTCGAATATCCTCGGCAATGCGGTCTTTACGGGTAGAATTGGTGCCCGCAGTGGCGATGTCTGCCGCATGGAGATCTGCGTCGTAGTAACCCAGATAAGCAATCCGCTGTCCCTTAACTTCTAGAATTTCTGGGCGACGAGCTTCTTTAATGTCTCGGCCAGCTCCAATGTGATGAATCCCCGCTTGATCTAGCGTCTCCAACGTTTCCATTAACCCAGAGGCTTCGTAATCCATCGCATGATTGTTGGCTAGCGTCACAATATCAACGCCACCATTGCTCAACACTTCCACTGATTCAGGATCGGCTTTGAAGTTAAATTGCTTATCGGGTAGCGGGGTGGTAGCGTCAGTCAAAGGATTTTCGAGATTCACCATCGCCACATCTGCTTGGCGATATTCCTTCATATCAGCAAAGGCCCAGTTGTAGTCTTCGCCGACTAAATCCTCAAAGGCATCGGCCAGAGTGACATCGCCACCAAACATCAAGGTGACGGCTGGATCGGAGGGGTTGAGCAAGTTTTGGTGCTTCACCACCGGAACCGTTTCCAAGGCAGCTCGAATCGTATTGGGTCGGTTGGATGCAGCAGTGGTGAGGGTAGATTCTGGCCTTTGTCCGTTGGCGGAGGCGATTGTGGGTGCGGTCGGAGTGTCGTTGTAGCTGAGCAGGCAACCTAAGACAAAAGCTGCCACGGCAGAACCACTGAGGAGGAGGGAGCGGGCTAGCTTGAGGTAGACGCGCTGGTCTAGGAGTTGTTTGACTGAATGTGGTTTAGCCACGGCTGGGGCGCGGCTGGATGGAGAGTGCGATCGCTTTTGGCGTCTAGCAGCATTGGCTAAACGAACCGACTGCTGCCACAAAACCTGGCTCTCATCCGTAAAGCGGGCAGTAATTCGTACCCCTTCAATGAAATCTAGGTTGAGCTTACAGAGGCGATGGCAAATGAATCGGACTAAGCGCTCGCGTTCTGGGATGCGATCGAACTCCACCGTAATATGCAGGCAATTAGAACGAAGGGGTCGAATTGAGGCGTAGATCCCTTGAGGCGCTAAGTAGCTATTCAGCCAATAGGCGATCGCTCGAACATTTCCTTCTCGCGCTAACTCCAGCACCGAAGGTTGATAAACATCATTAGAATAAGCCATCCTCTTCACTCCTCAACATCAACTGCCGCCGTTCTTCCAGTTGCACCCACAAATTGGCAGATGATTGACCCTATCTTATCGGCATTAAATCACTAATTACCCAAGCGGGAAACCTATTTACAGCCTTAATACAGAATAATTAGCCCTGCTAGAACTGTAGTTCACGCTATTTTGACTTCGTGGACGCAGACACTACTCTTCTCAATTGATATTAATTGTCAGTGATATTAATCACAAGTTTATGGCGTTTAAAGTCACAGGTTTTAGTCGATCTTAATCAACTGCTAGAACTCAAAAGTATTTGATAGTAAGGGTGGAAGTACAAACGTCAGGATAATTCGTAGCTATGATCCATACGCTCGTACAATCTGCTTTCCAAACAGGCTGTCTCAGCGTGGAATCTGAGGGGTTAATCCGCCAGGTATTAGCAATTAGGGGCTATAAAGCTGCTGATTTAGAAGTGCTAGAAAAGCTATATAGCGCGGTTCATTCGGGAATAATTAAGCGGGAAGCTTCTGGATCAATGGAAATGCCCTTGCAACGTCTCGGTTCTGGGGCAGGACGGGGATAACTCTCAGTTGAAGCAAAAACTAGCAGGGTAGAAGGTTTCACTGAACCCTTGCGACGGTGGTAAAGAATGCTTTAGCTTAGCAAGTCTTAAACCCTGATCTTTTGGAACCCAATTTTTATTTGACGACTCAGCGATTTTAATTCCAATCAAATTAGATTTTTATCAGCTTTGAACCAAAAGTTTCCCTCCTAATGACCTATCAGACCTTAAGCTCCTAATTCAGGGGCTTATTTTTTTAGTTACGGGTTCTAGATTTCTGCTGCTTCTGTTCCCAAGCTCGAAGAATATGAGCCATCGTTACCTTAATCTCTAATGACTCTGCGGCTGCATAGAAGGTCGCAGCTTGGGCGATCGCTCGGATTTCACCCCCGCTCAAAGGCAGCTTGTGAGCCAGAAACTCCCAATCGATACTAGAGTCTAAGCTAATTGTGGCTGGAAAGACTTGGTGCCACAACTTCAAGCGATCGCCCGGAATGGGCAGCAAAAATTCTAAAATGTGGTCAATTTCCTGTCGCCAATGCCATCGAACCGATTGCAACATCGGCACACTGAATAAGGTGATCCCTCGCTGTTGCTGACGCTGGTGAATCAGTTGGTGAAGCTCTGCGCTCGCTAATGGAGCAGAACGTCCCAGCCAAAGCTGCGCTGACTTAATCAGCAATACAGTTGGGCTATGTGCGTGAATCTCCTGAAGCAACCCTGGAAATTCTGCGGGCGGAACCAATGCCAGATCAGTCCAGAATAGGGAAGTTTGTAGTTGTTGAGCGATCGCGGCGGCTGCCATTGTTTTGCCTGTACCCGCTGCTCCTACCAAAATTGCCACGGTTCCAGGTAGTGGTGGAATAGTAGAGGCATCAAGCTGTAACTGGCTCCACACTGCCTGTACATCAGACCAGAGTTCTACCCGCCGTCCCAAATGCTGCAAGGTTTCTAGGAGCGATGGCGGCAAAATTAGTTGCGTCCAATTAGGTGTAGTAGGTATAGTTTTTGCTTCATGTAGGTGGCAAGGCAGCAGAGAAGGGCTATGAGGAATTGGGGGCACCTTAGGAAGCTGAGGCGGTTGAAGCAAAATCTGTAAAGTTTGCGGTTGCGGCTGCTCAGCTAATAAGTAATTCACCAAGCTATCACTCAGCTTCAGCCGACGAGTTAGCAACGTTTCGTCGCCACAAGCCACAATTTGCAACAAACCCTGATGAATCAAGCCAGAGTTGGTAGTTAGATAAGCTCGCCCTGCTTGCCATTCCTGATCATTGCGGCATAGTAATCGCAACACCAAATCAACGGTAGGTAGGTCAGGGCAACCACAACTACTAGAAACTTGAACCGCCACTCGCGCTGCTGAACTGGACTCTTGGCTTTGTAAATAGCTGTAGAGCTTAGCGTAGCGACGATTAATTTCTGGAGCCAAGCTAAACAGCACAAGGTTCTTCTCGAAGATCGTAAGCTTGAGGCGATCGCGCAACTGAGGTAAACCCAAAGCGACACCCTGCTGCAAACTAGCCTGAATTCGAGCTTCCATCTGCTGCTGATAGCTGGTGGCAGAGCTGCTCCGATTGGTGGGACGTGGACGAATTTCGTCGTAACCAACAGTGCTATCTAAGGTAACTAAGCCTTTCCACCAATGACTTGTGACCCGATCAGCCCGTGACTGGGCCACTCGGTCTACCGTTTTTTGCTCTTGACGTTGCCGAGCGATCGCCACACTCAGGATGCGATCGAGCCAAGTCAGTTCTGCTTTCAGGTAGGCCCAGTTATTCTGAAACCCTTCCACTGGATCACTCATGATTCATCACCCGGATGAATTCGAGGGGTAAGCCATCCGCATCGGCAATGAAAGCAACTTCATAGATGCGATCGCCAATCATTTGTTGAGTCGGTTCCAAAAGCACCTTTAAGGGCTGGATCTGCTCTGGCTGAGTCTCCGCTGCCGCCAAAAATTTCGCTTGTAAATTCTCCAGCCACTTTGGCAAATCCGCAGTGGTATCGGTGAGGTCAAAGGAGAGGTGATAGTACCCGGTGTAGTGCTCGTCGTTAAAAGCATCAGCCACTGGACGCGGTTGCGGAATTTGGATCAACTCAATCCGTCCGTTCAAGCCTTCCATCCAGCAAGCCAAGGTGTAGCCTGTGGTGAATCGTTCGTTAACTACAAACCCTAATTGCTCGTAAAACGCGATCGCTCGATGGATATTGGCAGTCCGAATAGATGCGTGATGCATAGGTGATGAAGCTAAGCGCGTCGGGCCGTTAGCTAATGAATGGCTCACGGCTCAGGATGGATTACTCAAACAATCGGAAATAGGGATAACGAACCGGAGCACCTGGCTCTTTTTCTAAGTCGAAATTAATTACATCCCAGCAAGGGTCTTCTTCTGGGCTAGGACTAAACTCTACGGGCAGACCGTAAAGCCGAGGTTTGGCTGAATCTGTCTGACCCCGCCAGGGAGTGCTGCGTTCTAAATAAGCGCTAATTAAATCTTTATAGCGTTGGGCAATAATGACGCGAGTCGCCCGATAGCCTTGGGTGTAAAGCCGATCTAACGCTTCGTGGATTTCAAACCGAATGCCGTCTGGATGCGTGTGCTGACGATACCATTCGTTATTCCACTGCCTCCAGTGACGTCCTGACTGCAAGTGAACCAGTTCGCCTGTTTGTGGATCTGATTCAAAAGCACCGTGCCTCTGACACAAATAAGTATCTGTCAGGGTTAGGGCCGGAATGGTTTGACGGCAGTGCGGGCACTGAATCTCCGGACCAAAAATTGGATACTGTAAGCCATGAGTCATCATGAAGTGCGGATCTGCATGGTATTTCTGCGTCAGTGCCAGTTTTATTTATTATAACTAGGGAAGTCTTGCCCTAGATGTCAATTCTATGGGCATTCTGCTGATACTCTGGGCACAATTTTGAGTGATTTCAACCCATCTTCTCTAATTTCGGCCTCTTATTGGCCTGCACCGGATCTTTCTCAAGCTGCCTTTGTAGCTCCAGGTGCGACGGTTATGGGTAATGTAGCGATCGCTGCTGGGGCCAGCATTTGGTTTGGTGCAGTGGTGCGGGCTGATGTCGAGCGTATTGAAATTGGCATCTGTACCAATGTTCAGGATGGCGCTATTTTGCATGGCGATCCTGGTAAGCCCACGATCTTGGAAGACTACGTCACCATTGGGCATCGCGCCGTCATTCACAGTGCTCATATTGAGCAAGGGTGCTTAATTGGGATTGGGGCGATCGTGCTGGATGGAGTGCGTGTGGGGGCAGGCAGCATTGTGGGGGCAGGTTCGGTCGTGACCAAAGATGTCCCTCCGCGATCGCTCGTGGTCGGAGTTCCGGCAAAGCGACTGCGTGAACTCTCAGATGAAGAAGTTGCAGACTTATTTGAACATGCCCGTCGTTATGAAAGATTGGCCTTGGTTCACGCAGGCAAAGGCACAGATATTGGCTTTACCCAAGCACCTGCTTAGCCTCTTTTCTAGGACACTTCTTGTGAGTGATCTGCGATCGCAGAGAGTGAGACAAAAGGCTGAGAAATTGCGATCGCTGTGAAAAAGCGCCCGTTTGGATAAATAATACAATTATGAGAGCTATTCAAAAATCTTTAATCTCTGGTTAGAAGAGGATCGGGATATGGACTTGGATTTTCGTGTAGTGGTAGTTTTGCTGCCAGTTATTGTGGCTGGAAGCTGGGCAGCGTTCAACATTGCCAAGGCAGCCTTGGCTCAAATTCAGGGCTTTCTGACTAAGTAACCACAAAGTAGCGCTGAATTATTTCAGTTCACGTTATGCAACAAACGACTGTCATCCTTTATGGAACTACAGTCGTTTTTGTTTTAGCGCTATGGGTGCGAGCAATTCGAGCGCTGGAGTTTTGTTGGGCTGTGGCTTTAATCAGGTTTTTGCTCGGTTATTTCAGACCATGCCAGCGGGTTGAAGGAAGTGTCGTAGTCGTAGACATCAATGTGTTCGGTCTGCTTGAGGAAATTCACTACTATGTAGGTTAAAGGGGTGGCGATCGCCTCGTAAGCCGTTTTGATCAACCATTGCGTCACGATTGCTGAAATCATCTGGCTAGCTGCGATCGTGCCGACAAAGGCTACCGTGACGAAAATTAGCGAATCCAACCCTTGCCCTACAATCGTGGAACCAATGGTTCGCATCCAAAGCCACCGTCCCTGCGTGGCAACTTTCATCTTGGCTAACACGAAGGAATTGACAAATTCCCCCACCAGATAGGCTAGAAACGAAGCCAGCAGTAACCGAGGTGTATTTCCCAGAATTCGCTCGTAAGCAGCTTGTCCATCCCAAAACGAGGCGGCTGGTAGTTGTTGACCCAGCCAAATAGCAAGCACGGCAATTAAGTTGCACAGAAACCCCAGCCAGATTGCTAGACGTGCCTGCCGATATCCATACACTTCAGTGAGCACATCCCCGCAGATATAGCTAATCGGAAAAATCACGATCGCAGCAGTGACGACCTGACCTTGCAGGCTCACCAGCTTAGTGGCGATAATGTTTGACACAATCAAGCAGGTCACGAATAGAACCACCACGAGCAGAAACCACCCAGAGTAACGCTCTGGTGGAGTGGGTGATGCGGCGGAGAAATGGGGTGAACGCTTGGGCATGATGCTTTCACAGAGAGTTTCTTGGAAAGCATTGTGGCACTGAATTTAGGAAAAGGGTTGAGATGCTGGGTTAAACCAAAAATTTGACGCTGACTGCCTAGCAGTCAGCGTTAGGTGATGTAGGCCCTACAGCCTGATAAAACTCCTTAGGTTTAACTTGAGTACTGTAGATTGCGCTCAGCAGCCCTGCTAAAG
This region of Trichocoleus desertorum NBK24 genomic DNA includes:
- a CDS encoding polysaccharide deacetylase family protein — its product is MSSPTQLTTWVGNLVQVSTWVGDPEAGLTQLIQSLGPQLASYLNPSPWPTISDRAQQARVPVVMYHDILPEKQVFFDVTPEEFEQHLQLIQERGLTPISLEQLTTHLRTGLPLPEKPILLTFDDGYSGHYKYVYPLLKKYGYPAVFSIYTAKVSKKLGRSSLTWEELRQMAADPLVTIAAHSVTHPPDLTKLTDDHLQTEVAESKRILEAELGIPIRYFTYPEGKYDERVAKVVQEAGYLAAFTMDDVDERFAGESESLLAIARFGQSRLPDVVDQAWGGAPLPSWNLGFDFSAPVQLTETTIDETPFRLISGGKPITIHAKSRYQVQEILEGTQAIAAVDGGFFSLKYLDSNVMIGPVMSQSNGRFVPGNKSENRKLAGRPLVVMSPHAAKFIPFNGEKHNSLEGVQAELPGATDAFVAAAWLVKESQPQPASTFGSLFDFDAVRHRAFWGINQTGQPIIGVSVEPIDSVSLGIALEKAGFRDAVMLDSGASTSLAYKGESLVGYIPRPVPHVVALVPSDAEAKAACTLASR
- the fba gene encoding class II fructose-bisphosphate aldolase (catalyzes the reversible aldol condensation of dihydroxyacetonephosphate and glyceraldehyde 3-phosphate in the Calvin cycle, glycolysis, and/or gluconeogenesis); this encodes MALVPMRLLLDHAAENGYGIPAYNVNNMEQIQAIMQAAHETDSPVILQASRGARKYAGEAFLRHLILAAVETYPDIPIAMHQDHGNSPATCYSAMSHGFTSVMMDGSLEADAKTPSSYEYNVEVTRRVVEVAHAIGVSVEGELGCLGSLETGQGDKEDGHGFEGTLSHDQLLTDPDEAVDFVEQTGVDALAVAIGTSHGAYKFTRKPTGEILAISRIEEIHRRLPNTHLVMHGSSSVPEDLIALINQYGGKIPETYGVPLEEIQKGIKSGVRKVNIDTDNRLAITAAVREALASKPEEFDPRHFLKPSIKYMQNVCAERYQAFSAAGQASKIKPVSLDDFAAKYAKGELGGATKKAVTV
- a CDS encoding aldose epimerase — protein: MFAIATEQRQYKTYLLSDQATNSHLEVVPERGGIVTSWQVQGQELLYLDAERFTNPELTVRGGIPILFPICGNLPNNTYNHNGQTYTLKQHGFARDLPWQVAEQETQDVASLTLVLESNEQTLAAYPFQFQVAFTYKLQGHTLEIHQRFENRSNEPMPFSVGLHPYFVTSDKTQLQFDIPATDLLDQRSQTVESFSNQFDFERDEIDVAFRELSRRSATASDRSQGVHLTLSYESPYSTVVFWTVKGKEFYCLEPWTAGRNALNTGDRLTQLAPGASLDTTVQLIAKLL
- a CDS encoding CapA family protein, with protein sequence MAYSNDVYQPSVLELAREGNVRAIAYWLNSYLAPQGIYASIRPLRSNCLHITVEFDRIPERERLVRFICHRLCKLNLDFIEGVRITARFTDESQVLWQQSVRLANAARRQKRSHSPSSRAPAVAKPHSVKQLLDQRVYLKLARSLLLSGSAVAAFVLGCLLSYNDTPTAPTIASANGQRPESTLTTAASNRPNTIRAALETVPVVKHQNLLNPSDPAVTLMFGGDVTLADAFEDLVGEDYNWAFADMKEYRQADVAMVNLENPLTDATTPLPDKQFNFKADPESVEVLSNGGVDIVTLANNHAMDYEASGLMETLETLDQAGIHHIGAGRDIKEARRPEILEVKGQRIAYLGYYDADLHAADIATAGTNSTRKDRIAEDIRAIRKQVDWIVVNYHWGEELAEYPADLQIQLAHHTIDVGADLVVGHHPHVLQGAEIYKGRPIAYSLGNFIFGGNSRSDYDTAVLKVALRDKQMKVEFLPVEVAQYQPRIVSGNRGEQILNQIRERSSLFDQPMPSTVILDAQTSKVVAPGESEVFSEPLPSPDATNVAPSPLTPPQPTSPDSFITAPDAAPNDLPPEFPRDTSTPLNSQPAFPPDTAPDTAPYNSPSNNSPSFSNPEPTPGFPNSKPTDNWQPLPSQPPVDSFSQPTTAPFSEPTTDPFSQPTTAPSFDSRDDSGDGSPSNPSFNDEPSEPLTEPITEPATEPESGYTYPHREEPDDYWQPLTPDPAEPPDELTPNDGAPDPSAPLNSQPAGEPFTAPQDTSEPFESPFNDDPSRPLNEAPASRPGSSETLEPFTAPADAPTEDAYPPSNSEPSSWPSTSPSNNLEPFTTSPENPADDSTGVESQPLEMPPTAPSDRLEPFITNPAETVPIAPATDPNLQQGNSSPDPVPTVPPPEQPPRPKQSLRERIALLEHEASTTPAPSATIPASVLMPSSQLLLDAPVTSPVTELP
- a CDS encoding AAA family ATPase, whose amino-acid sequence is MSDPVEGFQNNWAYLKAELTWLDRILSVAIARQRQEQKTVDRVAQSRADRVTSHWWKGLVTLDSTVGYDEIRPRPTNRSSSATSYQQQMEARIQASLQQGVALGLPQLRDRLKLTIFEKNLVLFSLAPEINRRYAKLYSYLQSQESSSAARVAVQVSSSCGCPDLPTVDLVLRLLCRNDQEWQAGRAYLTTNSGLIHQGLLQIVACGDETLLTRRLKLSDSLVNYLLAEQPQPQTLQILLQPPQLPKVPPIPHSPSLLPCHLHEAKTIPTTPNWTQLILPPSLLETLQHLGRRVELWSDVQAVWSQLQLDASTIPPLPGTVAILVGAAGTGKTMAAAAIAQQLQTSLFWTDLALVPPAEFPGLLQEIHAHSPTVLLIKSAQLWLGRSAPLASAELHQLIHQRQQQRGITLFSVPMLQSVRWHWRQEIDHILEFLLPIPGDRLKLWHQVFPATISLDSSIDWEFLAHKLPLSGGEIRAIAQAATFYAAAESLEIKVTMAHILRAWEQKQQKSRTRN
- a CDS encoding VOC family protein codes for the protein MHHASIRTANIHRAIAFYEQLGFVVNERFTTGYTLACWMEGLNGRIELIQIPQPRPVADAFNDEHYTGYYHLSFDLTDTTADLPKWLENLQAKFLAAAETQPEQIQPLKVLLEPTQQMIGDRIYEVAFIADADGLPLEFIRVMNHE
- a CDS encoding TIGR02652 family protein, giving the protein MMTHGLQYPIFGPEIQCPHCRQTIPALTLTDTYLCQRHGAFESDPQTGELVHLQSGRHWRQWNNEWYRQHTHPDGIRFEIHEALDRLYTQGYRATRVIIAQRYKDLISAYLERSTPWRGQTDSAKPRLYGLPVEFSPSPEEDPCWDVINFDLEKEPGAPVRYPYFRLFE
- a CDS encoding gamma carbonic anhydrase family protein, encoding MSDFNPSSLISASYWPAPDLSQAAFVAPGATVMGNVAIAAGASIWFGAVVRADVERIEIGICTNVQDGAILHGDPGKPTILEDYVTIGHRAVIHSAHIEQGCLIGIGAIVLDGVRVGAGSIVGAGSVVTKDVPPRSLVVGVPAKRLRELSDEEVADLFEHARRYERLALVHAGKGTDIGFTQAPA